The Eurosta solidaginis isolate ZX-2024a chromosome 4, ASM4086904v1, whole genome shotgun sequence genome includes a window with the following:
- the LOC137248819 gene encoding collagenase-like, translated as MKLLIALSLILCIASAFENRGPRNIQRERLVSMEQNVAVSPRIANGKTAAANDFPYQAGLMLIDGEKWGFCGGSLISKEWVLTAAHCTLNAVRAIVFLGSINHLDALERLEVDKCDIKVHPEFDRETLINDIALIKIPKVKYSAAIQPVSLPKCASSYSTYVDETVVASGWGETSDTSTSFSPVLQFANLKVISNEVCAEEYPNVVTRMLCTSSVNRIGICVGDSGGPLMLASSKLQIGIVSFYSPKGCGSDSPAGHTRVTSYLDWILENTT; from the exons ATGAAATTGTTGATAGCTTTGTCGCTCATACTATGCATCGCCTCGGCGTTTGAAAATCGGGGACCTAGAAATATACAACGTGAACGGTTGGTGTCTATGGAGCAAAATGTAGCTGTAAGTCCACGTATAGCAAATGGTAAAACGGCTGCTGCTAATGACTTTCCTTATCAAGCTGGTTTGATGTTAATTGACGGTGAAAAATGGGGCTTTTGTGGTGGATCTCTAATAAGCAAAGAATGGGTGCTGACGGCTGCTCATTgtactttaaa TGCTGTTCGTGCGATCGTATTCTTAGGCAGCATCAATCATTTAGATGCCCTTGAACGCCTGGAGGTGGACAAATGTGACATTAAAGTTCATCCCGAATTCGATAGGGAAACTCTTATAAATGATATAGCTTTGATCAAaattccaaaagtaaaatattcagCTGCCATTCAACCGGTGTCCCTACCAAAATGTGCTTCAAGCTATTCCACTTACGTTGATGAAACTGTAGTGGCTTCTGGATGGGGTGAGACCTCTGACACATCAACATCGTTTTCACCTGTTTTACAGTTTGCCAATTTGAAAGTGATCTCGAACGAAGTATGTGCTGAAGAATATCCTAATGTCGTTACCCGAATGTTGTGTACTTCCAGTGTCAATCGTATTGGAATTTGTGTTGGTGATTCTGGTGGTCCATTGATGTTGGCATCTTCAAAGCTTCAAATTGGTATTGTGTCTTTTTATTCACCCAAAGGATGTGGAAGTGATTCACCAGCTGGACATACTCGTGTCACTTCCTACTTGGATTGGATTCTAGAAAATACGACTTAA
- the LOC137249329 gene encoding collagenase-like, whose product MKLLIALSLILCIASAFENRGPRNIQRERLVSMEQNVAVSPRIANGKTAAANDFPYQAGLMLIDGEKWGFCGGSLISKEWVLTAAHCTLNAVRAIVFLGSIHHLDALERLEVDKCDIKVHPEFDRETLINDIALIKIPKVKYSAAIQPVSLPKCASSYSTYVDETVVASGWGETSDTSTSFSPVLQFANLKVISNEVCAEQYPDFVTRMLCTSSVNRIGICAGDSGGPLMLVSSKLQIGIVSFYAHKGCGSDSPAGHTRVTSYLDWILENTT is encoded by the exons ATGAAATTGTTGATAGCTTTGTCGCTCATACTATGCATCGCCTCGGCGTTTGAAAATCGGGGACCTAGAAATATACAACGTGAACGGTTGGTGTCTATGGAGCAAAATGTAGCTGTAAGTCCACGTATAGCAAATGGTAAAACGGCTGCTGCTAATGACTTTCCTTATCAAGCTGGTTTGATGTTAATTGACGGTGAAAAATGGGGCTTTTGTGGTGGATCTCTAATAAGCAAAGAATGGGTGCTGACGGCTGCTCATTGTACTTTAAA TGCTGTTCGTGCGATCGTATTCTTAGGCAGCATCCATCATTTAGATGCCCTTGAACGCCTGGAGGTGGACAAATGTGACATTAAAGTTCATCCCGAATTCGATAGGGAAACTCTTATAAATGATATAGCTTTGATCAAaattccaaaagtaaaatattcagCTGCCATTCAACCGGTGTCCCTACCAAAATGTGCTTCAAGCTATTCCACTTACGTTGATGAAACTGTAGTGGCTTCTGGATGGGGTGAGACCTCTGACACATCCACATCGTTTTCACCTGTTTTACAGTTTGCCAATTTGAAAGTGATCTCGAACGAAGTATGCGCTGAACAATATCCTGATTTCGTTACCCGAATGTTGTGTACTTCCAGTGTCAATCGTATTGGAATTTGTGCTGGTGATTCTGGTGGTCCATTGATGTTGGTATCTTCAAAGCTTCAAATTGGTATTGTGTCTTTTTATGCACACAAAGGATGTGGAAGTGATTCACCAGCTGGACATACTCGTGTCACTTCCTACTTGGATTGGATTCTAGAAAATACGACTTAA